The Cylindrospermum stagnale PCC 7417 genome segment AATTTCCCCATCGCGGAATTGCGATCGCACCGGAGTACCCACGCAAACACTTTTAGCACGGGGTAAATATTGAGCAGCAACGGCAAATCCCACCGCCACCATGCTACACCAAGGTCCAAAAAACCGCGTTACCTTACCTGGTAAGGCATTAGATTCGTGGAAAACTACAGGTAAACCAAGGGAACGCGCCGCAATCACCGCTGGACCTGCGATATAACCCCCTGTGGTAAACACCCCTTGGAATTTACCTTGTTTCAAAAGTCGTCTCACATCCAGAACCGAACCGATGAGTTTACCCAAAATCCGCAGCGAGTCAAGCCCAAACCCTTGCTGAAACCCTGCAACTGCAATAGTATGCAAAGGATACTGTTTGGGGACAAGCTGAGTTTCTAGCCGGTCGGGAACCCCCAGCCATTCGATTTCATAATCAGGTAATTTTTCCGCCAGTGCGATCGCGGGAAACAAGTGTCCACCAGTCCCACTGGCCGCTATTAGTAATCGTATTGGTGCATTTGCCATCAGAGCTATACCATTTAGCGCCTAGCTTAACTAAGATAAAACAATTTCCTGGACTTCTCTAATCAAATCAGTAAACTCTTACAATGACTCACATTATTGCCTTATTACTGAAACACCACAACAGATTTCCTGCCAATAGTTCAGTAATTTTATTCCTACTGACACTTGGTTTAACCAGTAGTTGGCAATCTGCTCAAGCCATTACACCACAACACTTACAACCCTCTAGGAGTATACCTGCAAAAGTTACTCCCCCTACAAGACTACCCCATCAACTCAGTGCCGCCGAAAATGCACCCGCCGAACTAAAAAACCTGTTGACGCAAATTGACGCCGCTGCCAGTCGCGGGGATATTAAAGGGGTGATGCAATTCTACGGCTCTAATTTCACTCATGGGGATGGATTAAACCGCCTGACTTTGGAAAAATCCTTGACATCACTCTGGCAACGATACCCTAAATTGCGCTACACAACACAGTTGCAATCTTGGAAATCTGAAGGTAATAGTCTGATTGCGGAAACAGTAACTAAGATCACTGGCTCATCCTCTTTTAACAGTAATAATTTGACTCTTAATGCCACGATTACATCGCGCCAGCGCGTTACAGGTGCGAAAATCGTCAATCAAGACATTTTGTCAGAACGCACCCTCCTGACTTCCGGCAGCAAGCCACCCCAAGTGAATTTCCAACTACCACAACAGGTAAAAGTTGGTCAGAAATATAATTTTGATGCGATCGTTCAAGAACCACTGGGTGATGATTTTCTCCTGGGAACGGTGCTAGAAGAACCCATAGTTCCAGACAAATATCTCAAACCGACACCCGTGGATTTGGAATTACTGTCATCTGGCGGACTTTTTAAAGTGGGAAGCGCACCTCTAACCCCTGGTAGTCAATGGATTTCTGCGGTCATCCTGCGGGGTGATGGGATGACAATGATCACTCAGCGTCTACAAGTGGTGAAAAAGTAGTTATTGGTCAAACAGGTCATTGGTCATTGGTTCCGAATTATTGGAAAATGACTCTGGACTATTGACTTTTGATACTCAATGATTTCTTTAAAAAATCAAATCGTTTTGATTACTGGTGCAAGCAGTGGTATTGGTGCTGCTTGTGCCAAAATTTTTGCTGGTGCGGGTGCAAAGCTGATTTTGGCAGCGCGGCGGTTGGAACGTTTGCAGCAGTTAGCTGATGAACTGAATCAAATATTTGGCGGAGAAATTCATTTGTTACAGCTTGATGTGCGCGATCGCTCTGCTGTTGAATCTGCCATCTCTAATTTACCCCCTGACTGGTCGGAAATCGACATTTTGATTAACAACGCTGGTCTGAGTCGCGGTTTAGAAAAGTTACACGTTGGCGACTTTCAGGACTGGGAAGAAATGATTGATACGAATATCAAAGGCTTGCTGTACCTCAGTCGCTATGTTGTTCCGGGAATGCTTAATCGCGATCGCGGTCATGTGATCAATCTCGGTTCGATTGCTGGACATCAAACCTATCCCGGCGGTAACGTCTACTGTGCCACGAAAGCCGCAGTCAAAGCAATTTCTGAAGGTTTAAAACAAGATTTGTTGGGAACCCCTGTGCGGGTAACTTCCGTCGATCCTGGGATGGTGGAAACGGAATTTAGCGAAGTCCGTTTTCATGGTGATACTGAACGTGCAGAACGGGTTTATCAAGGCGTCACCCCCCTAACTCCCGATGATGTTGCTGATGTGATATTTTTCTGCGCCACGCGATCGCCTCATGTCAATATTAATCAAGTTGTGCTCATGCCAGTTGACCAAGCTAGCGCCACATTGGTGAATCGGCGAATATAAAATCAACCAACAATAAACCTATGCAGAATATGGCAAACACTGAAAACCCTGGAGTGACAGTACTCACAGCAATTAACACAGCGAAAGCTCTGACAATTGTCTGCTTAGTGGCTTTTGCTTTCATCTTCGGTATCCATGACTTACGACAGGTAATTTATCTGTGTCTGCACATCAGCTATTGTCTCTGGTGGCTACTGGAACAGTGGTTTTATCCCCAGCGGCGACAATTATTTAATCAACCTGCGCTTTTGATTGCGTTCATCTTCACCCTGTTATATGTTGGTGTTTTTTACGCCTTTCCAGGATACCTAGCCTTTACCAACCCTGTCCCCCTCTCAATCACAGAGGCAGCTATCGCACTACCACTGTACACATTTGGCACGCTGATTAATGCCGCTGCCGATGTGCAAAAGTTAACCTCCAAGCAATACAGTACTGGGCTAGTAAGTGATGGAATCTGGAGATTTTCCCGCAACATCAATTACTTTGGTGATTTGCTCCGGTATCTGAGTTTTAGCGTGGTAGCTGGTTCACCCTGGGCTTATTTACTCCCCGGCTCAATCTTGCTTCTCTACCTCCAGCGCATGTCCCAGAAAGAACAGTCAATGCCCGGCAAGTACCCAAACTACCCTGAGTATCAACAATCTAGCGCCCGCTTGATTCCGTTTATTTGGTAATCACTTTTGCGAGTGTATTATTGTAGTAGATAATTCATCTACCCAAAGAGATAACTTTGAAAGTCGCAGGTGAAGCAACATCTGTGATTTTTTCATGAAATTAGTTGCAACTCATAATCATTTCAAGTATGCTTTATTTAAGCAAATTGGATAAACAACCCCATAAAACGAAATTCTGGCGATCGCCGAGGCTACCAGTTTAGAACCAGGACTGGACACATTCATCATTCCTGAGAAATAAGTAATTTGAATTTTTTATCAGTTTCTAATGCGACCAACTACACAATGATTTACGGCAACTGCCCAGATTATAAAGAAATTGATTTAGTTAAATATCAGCCAACTTATGCACTAAAAAAGTTAATTTTGTGATGAGTAATAGACAATGCCCACCTCACAAAAAATTGGATTTGCAACAGCAGAGAAACAATGAGTAACACAAAAAAGATTGCAGTAGTTACTGGTGGAAATCGTGGTTTGGGATTTGCAGCTTCTCGCCAATTAGCTAAACAGGGATATCAGGTAATTCTCACCAGTCGGGATGAAGAAAAAGGCAAAGCAGCGGCTCTTCAGTTACAAAACGAAGGATTAGATGTAATCTTTCATCCCCTAGATGTTAATAGTGAAGAAAGTAGCCAGAAATTAGCCGAATTCATCCGCAAGCAGTTTGGTAGACTCGATGTCTTGGTGAATAATGCAGGTATATATCTTGATGTTAAAGGAGGAGATAATAGCATATTTAATGCTAAAATTGACACTTTGAGACAAACAATAGAAACCAACGTTTATGGCGTTTTGCGAGTGACTCAGGCGTTAATTCCATTAATGAAACAACAGAATTACGGAAGAATAGTTAATGTTTCTTCTGGCATGGGGCAGTTGACTGATATGCAGAGTGGTGCACCTGGATATCGGCTTTCTAAAACGGCTTTGAATGCCCTAACGCGGATTAT includes the following:
- a CDS encoding SDR family oxidoreductase; its protein translation is MISLKNQIVLITGASSGIGAACAKIFAGAGAKLILAARRLERLQQLADELNQIFGGEIHLLQLDVRDRSAVESAISNLPPDWSEIDILINNAGLSRGLEKLHVGDFQDWEEMIDTNIKGLLYLSRYVVPGMLNRDRGHVINLGSIAGHQTYPGGNVYCATKAAVKAISEGLKQDLLGTPVRVTSVDPGMVETEFSEVRFHGDTERAERVYQGVTPLTPDDVADVIFFCATRSPHVNINQVVLMPVDQASATLVNRRI
- a CDS encoding DUF1295 domain-containing protein codes for the protein MQNMANTENPGVTVLTAINTAKALTIVCLVAFAFIFGIHDLRQVIYLCLHISYCLWWLLEQWFYPQRRQLFNQPALLIAFIFTLLYVGVFYAFPGYLAFTNPVPLSITEAAIALPLYTFGTLINAAADVQKLTSKQYSTGLVSDGIWRFSRNINYFGDLLRYLSFSVVAGSPWAYLLPGSILLLYLQRMSQKEQSMPGKYPNYPEYQQSSARLIPFIW
- a CDS encoding SDR family oxidoreductase, translated to MSNTKKIAVVTGGNRGLGFAASRQLAKQGYQVILTSRDEEKGKAAALQLQNEGLDVIFHPLDVNSEESSQKLAEFIRKQFGRLDVLVNNAGIYLDVKGGDNSIFNAKIDTLRQTIETNVYGVLRVTQALIPLMKQQNYGRIVNVSSGMGQLTDMQSGAPGYRLSKTALNALTRIIASELKDTNILVNSVCPGWVKTDMGGAEAPLTPEQGVDTIVWLATLPDQGATGGFFRDRQAIDW